Proteins encoded by one window of Mariniplasma anaerobium:
- a CDS encoding helix-turn-helix domain-containing protein: MSISENIKICRIQNNLTQKQLGEKVFVSDKTISKWESNRSVPDVDTIKRLAEILNVEYDVLIDGEEARSKQDTMSTKIRKISIKYSRQIISGLILLFMLILSNLINDDIAYFIIYFSIIGFTLLQIFNSSKWYLIGLLIALMQLSDEMNTYLHFDFDLWFLSLFLLGIFIILIIFLIKLVKNLRVKDYFLISVFLGNLFVVIFILFMS; this comes from the coding sequence ATGTCGATTTCTGAGAATATTAAGATATGTAGAATACAAAATAATTTAACTCAAAAACAACTTGGAGAAAAAGTGTTTGTGAGTGATAAAACGATTAGCAAATGGGAAAGCAACAGAAGTGTTCCTGACGTAGATACGATAAAACGATTAGCAGAAATATTAAATGTAGAATATGATGTATTAATAGATGGTGAAGAAGCCAGAAGTAAACAGGATACAATGAGTACAAAGATAAGAAAGATCTCAATAAAATATAGTAGACAAATTATATCGGGACTAATATTATTGTTTATGCTTATATTAAGTAATCTAATTAATGATGATATTGCATACTTTATCATTTATTTTTCAATAATTGGATTTACGCTATTGCAAATATTTAATAGTTCTAAATGGTACTTGATAGGACTCTTAATCGCTTTGATGCAATTGTCTGATGAAATGAATACATATCTTCACTTTGATTTTGATTTATGGTTCTTATCTTTGTTTTTACTAGGCATCTTTATAATTTTGATAATATTTTTGATTAAATTGGTAAAGAACTTGAGAGTTAAAGATTATTTCTTAATATCCGTATTTCTTGGTAATTTATTTGTGGTTATTTTCATTTTATTTATGTCGTAG